In one window of Macadamia integrifolia cultivar HAES 741 chromosome 2, SCU_Mint_v3, whole genome shotgun sequence DNA:
- the LOC122057200 gene encoding putative pentatricopeptide repeat-containing protein At5g08490 isoform X1: MELFYAMHVWKEEPKPNSITVAIILPVCARSRDLHAGKSVHAHVIKSGFESETLVGNSLVSMYAKCSCLGDAFVAFRGIAYEDVVSWNAIISGYAENGFFADAFELFRQMLAVDCDPNYATIVNILPVCVLLEHDGKYRFGEQIHGYVMRRPQLVADISVYNALVSFYSRIGRLAEAESIFCGMKSRDLVSWNAIIAGCASNGEPWKALELFYKLLSMEMVEPDSVTLVTILPICAQLCNAQEGKRIHEYIIQHPELCQDTAVGNALISFYAKCNDMEAALKIFSTIPRRDLISWNTMLDAYAERGCATQLVYLLHRMLKEGLQPDSITLLTILHVCANVSREAMVKEVHGYSIRKSLLPCDLEPSVGNMILDAYTKCGNMDYAFKTFESLLGRRNVVTCNSLISGFVDCGSWENAEMIFGNMSKTDLTTWNLMVRVYAESDYTTQALSLFHELQAQGMRPDAVSVMSLIPVCARLASVHLLKQCHAFVLRSCFEDLRLNGALLDMYAKCGSIDYAYKFFQSCSQKDLVMFTAIVGGYAMHGMGEEALRVFSEMLELGIKPDHVIFTAILSACSHAGLVNEGFKLFESIEMVHGIKPTMEHYSCVVDLLARGGRLQDAYSFVNSMPVGANANVWGTLLGACRTHHEVELGRVVADHLFEVEAGDIGNYVLLSNIYAADARWDGVNKVRRLMKMRDLRKPAGCSWIEVQRKMNVFVAGDSSHPQRSLIYNMLSTLDQQIKEPCCSSENIVGVN, translated from the coding sequence ATGGAGTTGTTCTATGCAATGCATGTTTGGAAGGAGGAGCCTAAGCCCAACTCAATTACTGTGGCCATTATCCTTCCTGTGTGTGCCCGGTCAAGAGATTTGCATGCTGGCAAGAGTGTCCATGCTCATGTGATTAAATCTGGATTTGAATCAGAGACGCTTGTTGGAAATTCTCTAGTATCTATGTATGCAAAATGCAGTTGTTTAGGTGATGCCTTTGTTGCATTTCGTGGGATTGCTTATGAAGATGTTGTCTCGTGGAATGCAATTATATCTGGGTATGCGGAGAATGGGTTCTTTGCTGATGCATTTGAATTGTTCCGCCAGATGTTGGCAGTTGATTGTGATCCTAATTATGCTACAATTGTTAATATCCTTCCTGTTTGTGTTTTGCTAGAACATGATGGAAAATACCGTTTTGGGGAGCAGATTCATGGTTATGTGATGCGGCGGCCCCAGTTGGTGGCAGATATTTCTGTATACAATGCTCTGGTGAGTTTCTACTCTAGGATTGGAAGGTTGGCAGAAGCAGAATCCATATTCTGTGGGATGAAATCAAGAGATTTAGTTTCATGGAATGCCATAATTGCAGGATGTGCATCTAATGGTGAACCATGGAAAGCATTGGAGTTGTTTTATAAATTGCTGTCAATGGAAATGGTGGAGCCAGATTCTGTAACTCTTGTGACCATACTTCCAATTTGTGCCCAACTATGCAATGCACAAGAGGGGAAGAGGATCCATGAGTATATAATCCAACATCCTGAACTGTGTCAGGACACGGCTGTAGGTAATGCCCTAATAAGCTTTTATGCAAAATGCAACGACATGGAAGCTGCATTGAAGATATTCTCGACAATTCCTCGGAGAGATCTTATATCATGGAACACAATGCTTGATGCGTATGCAGAACGTGGATGTGCAACCCAGCTTGTCTATCTTTTACACCGGATGCTCAAGGAAGGATTGCAACCTGACTCCATAACTCTCTTGACCATTCTTCATGTTTGTGCCAATGTTTCCAGGGAGGCAATGGTTAAAGAAGTTCATGGTTATTCTATTAGAAAGAGTTTGTTACCATGTGACCTGGAACCAAGTGTTGGAAACATGATACTTGATGCATACACCAAATGTGGGAACATGGACTATGCATTCAAGACTTTTGAGAGTTTATTAGGGAGGAGGAATGTGGTCACATGCAATTCACTGATCTCAGGTTTTGTTGATTGTGGGTCCTGGGAAAATGCAGAGATGATTTTTGGTAATATGTCAAAAACAGATCTCACCACATGGAATCTGATGGTCCGGGTTTATGCTGAAAGTGATTACACCACTCAAGCTCTTAGTCTATTCCACGAGTTACAAGCTCAGGGAATGAGACCTGATGCTGTAAGTGTTATGAGCCTTATTCCAGTTTGTGCCCGTTTGGCCTCAGTCCACCTGCTCAAGCAGTGCCATGCCTTTGTATTAAGATCTTGCTTTGAAGATCTCCGCTTGAATGGAGCTCTCTTGGATATGTATGCGAAATGTGGATCCATTGACTATGCGTATAAGTTCTTCCAGTCATGTTCCCAGAAGGATCTGGTTATGTTCACAGCCATTGTGGGCGGGTATGCAATGCATGGAATGGGAGAAGAGGCACTTAGGGTCTTCTCCGAGATGCTTGAGTTGGGAATAAAGCCAGACCATGTCATTTTTACTGCCATTCTATCAGCTTGCAGTCATGCAGGCCTTGTCAACGAAGGGTTTAAGCTTTTTGAGTCCATAGAGATGGTCCACGGGATTAAACCCACCATGGAGCACTATTCTTGTGTGGTGGATCTTCTTGCTCGTGGAGGACGCTTGCAAGATGCATATTCCTTTGTAAATAGTATGCCTGTTGGAGCTAATGCAAATGTATGGGGCACATTGCTTGGTGCCTGTAGAACCCATCATGAGGTGGAGCTCGGGCGGGTTGTAGCAGATCATCTTTTTGAGGTCGAGGCTGGCGATATTGGGAACTATGTACTATTGTCAAACATATATGCAGCAGATGCTAGATGGGATGGGGTCAACAAGGTAAGAAgattgatgaagatgagagATCTAAGGAAGCCAGCTGGATGTAGCTGGATTGAAGTCCAGAGAAAGATGAATGTTTTTGTAGCTGGAGATTCCTCTCATCCACAAAGAAGCCTCATTTACAATATGTTAAGCACATTGGACCAACAGATTAAAGAGCCATGTTGCAGTAGTGAAAACATCGTGGGTGTCAATTAA
- the LOC122057200 gene encoding putative pentatricopeptide repeat-containing protein At5g08490 isoform X2: protein MPLLHFVGLLMKMLSRGMQLYLEHDGKYRFGEQIHGYVMRRPQLVADISVYNALVSFYSRIGRLAEAESIFCGMKSRDLVSWNAIIAGCASNGEPWKALELFYKLLSMEMVEPDSVTLVTILPICAQLCNAQEGKRIHEYIIQHPELCQDTAVGNALISFYAKCNDMEAALKIFSTIPRRDLISWNTMLDAYAERGCATQLVYLLHRMLKEGLQPDSITLLTILHVCANVSREAMVKEVHGYSIRKSLLPCDLEPSVGNMILDAYTKCGNMDYAFKTFESLLGRRNVVTCNSLISGFVDCGSWENAEMIFGNMSKTDLTTWNLMVRVYAESDYTTQALSLFHELQAQGMRPDAVSVMSLIPVCARLASVHLLKQCHAFVLRSCFEDLRLNGALLDMYAKCGSIDYAYKFFQSCSQKDLVMFTAIVGGYAMHGMGEEALRVFSEMLELGIKPDHVIFTAILSACSHAGLVNEGFKLFESIEMVHGIKPTMEHYSCVVDLLARGGRLQDAYSFVNSMPVGANANVWGTLLGACRTHHEVELGRVVADHLFEVEAGDIGNYVLLSNIYAADARWDGVNKVRRLMKMRDLRKPAGCSWIEVQRKMNVFVAGDSSHPQRSLIYNMLSTLDQQIKEPCCSSENIVGVN, encoded by the exons ATGCCTTTGTTGCATTTCGTGGGATTGCTTATGAAGATGTTGTCTCGTGGAATGCAATTATATCTGG AACATGATGGAAAATACCGTTTTGGGGAGCAGATTCATGGTTATGTGATGCGGCGGCCCCAGTTGGTGGCAGATATTTCTGTATACAATGCTCTGGTGAGTTTCTACTCTAGGATTGGAAGGTTGGCAGAAGCAGAATCCATATTCTGTGGGATGAAATCAAGAGATTTAGTTTCATGGAATGCCATAATTGCAGGATGTGCATCTAATGGTGAACCATGGAAAGCATTGGAGTTGTTTTATAAATTGCTGTCAATGGAAATGGTGGAGCCAGATTCTGTAACTCTTGTGACCATACTTCCAATTTGTGCCCAACTATGCAATGCACAAGAGGGGAAGAGGATCCATGAGTATATAATCCAACATCCTGAACTGTGTCAGGACACGGCTGTAGGTAATGCCCTAATAAGCTTTTATGCAAAATGCAACGACATGGAAGCTGCATTGAAGATATTCTCGACAATTCCTCGGAGAGATCTTATATCATGGAACACAATGCTTGATGCGTATGCAGAACGTGGATGTGCAACCCAGCTTGTCTATCTTTTACACCGGATGCTCAAGGAAGGATTGCAACCTGACTCCATAACTCTCTTGACCATTCTTCATGTTTGTGCCAATGTTTCCAGGGAGGCAATGGTTAAAGAAGTTCATGGTTATTCTATTAGAAAGAGTTTGTTACCATGTGACCTGGAACCAAGTGTTGGAAACATGATACTTGATGCATACACCAAATGTGGGAACATGGACTATGCATTCAAGACTTTTGAGAGTTTATTAGGGAGGAGGAATGTGGTCACATGCAATTCACTGATCTCAGGTTTTGTTGATTGTGGGTCCTGGGAAAATGCAGAGATGATTTTTGGTAATATGTCAAAAACAGATCTCACCACATGGAATCTGATGGTCCGGGTTTATGCTGAAAGTGATTACACCACTCAAGCTCTTAGTCTATTCCACGAGTTACAAGCTCAGGGAATGAGACCTGATGCTGTAAGTGTTATGAGCCTTATTCCAGTTTGTGCCCGTTTGGCCTCAGTCCACCTGCTCAAGCAGTGCCATGCCTTTGTATTAAGATCTTGCTTTGAAGATCTCCGCTTGAATGGAGCTCTCTTGGATATGTATGCGAAATGTGGATCCATTGACTATGCGTATAAGTTCTTCCAGTCATGTTCCCAGAAGGATCTGGTTATGTTCACAGCCATTGTGGGCGGGTATGCAATGCATGGAATGGGAGAAGAGGCACTTAGGGTCTTCTCCGAGATGCTTGAGTTGGGAATAAAGCCAGACCATGTCATTTTTACTGCCATTCTATCAGCTTGCAGTCATGCAGGCCTTGTCAACGAAGGGTTTAAGCTTTTTGAGTCCATAGAGATGGTCCACGGGATTAAACCCACCATGGAGCACTATTCTTGTGTGGTGGATCTTCTTGCTCGTGGAGGACGCTTGCAAGATGCATATTCCTTTGTAAATAGTATGCCTGTTGGAGCTAATGCAAATGTATGGGGCACATTGCTTGGTGCCTGTAGAACCCATCATGAGGTGGAGCTCGGGCGGGTTGTAGCAGATCATCTTTTTGAGGTCGAGGCTGGCGATATTGGGAACTATGTACTATTGTCAAACATATATGCAGCAGATGCTAGATGGGATGGGGTCAACAAGGTAAGAAgattgatgaagatgagagATCTAAGGAAGCCAGCTGGATGTAGCTGGATTGAAGTCCAGAGAAAGATGAATGTTTTTGTAGCTGGAGATTCCTCTCATCCACAAAGAAGCCTCATTTACAATATGTTAAGCACATTGGACCAACAGATTAAAGAGCCATGTTGCAGTAGTGAAAACATCGTGGGTGTCAATTAA